A genomic window from Centroberyx gerrardi isolate f3 chromosome 14, fCenGer3.hap1.cur.20231027, whole genome shotgun sequence includes:
- the lrrc47 gene encoding leucine-rich repeat-containing protein 47, producing MDDLEKWPEIDKAAKEKRRELVLQGTAVDSRVSSNGGLSSAIFSLKLLNYLEVSQCPSLTEIHEDIKHLTNLQSLILCRNKLASIPKVIGSLGSLKVLDLSVNSLRILPEEITRLGELNTLNVSCNSLECLPEGLSQCTKLSTINISKNHITGFPADFYSDRLDLLSTVVASDNSIEELSGDVHKLSALKMLDLSNNKLSEIPPDLSDCPKLKEINFKGNKFKDKRLEKMVNGCQTKSILDYLRAGGRGKGKGRQGEDGDDAEGGRNADKKKRQRKKKKAAADDEDEEEELNKLVVKVLHVSDAPAALTVTVSGEVKDVRPYLVCCVVRGMNLKSGNSLKRFLMAQTKLHDDLCGKRTTATIATHDMQLLKAPLVYDAKPPTQLKIVPLGRKEITAVELMRQLQLEADEQRKQKKRQNVSGLHKYLQLLDGKALYPCLLDADGHVISFPPITNSEKTKIRKTTKELFLEVTSSTSLQTCKDVMDALIAKMAELNKFTAEHKEEAGSDGEGEAPPEPAADSNTSSELIVQQIRTVDQDGNLKVVYPSKTDLSNDVSNLTVVW from the exons ATGGATGACTTAGAGAAATGGCCAGAAATAGACAAAGCAGCGAAAGAGAAGAGACGTGAACTGGTTTTACAGGGCACGGCGGTTGACAGCAGAGTTTCCTCTAATGGGGGTCTCAGTTCTGCCATCTTTTCTCTCAAACTGCTGAATTATCTTGAAGTTAGCCAGTGTCCGAGTTTGACAGAGATCCACGAGGACATCAAACATCTAACAAACCTCCAAAGCCTCATCCTCTGCAGGAACAAGCTGGCCTCCATCCCGAAAGTCATCGGTAGTCTCGGCTCCCTGAAGGTTCTGGACCTTTCAGTCAACAGCCTCCGAATTTTACCAGAGGAAATCACTCGGCTTGGGGAACTGAACACGCTCAATGTGAGCTGCAACAGCCTGGAGTGCCTGCCTGAAGGACTGAGCCAGTGCACCAAGCTGTCCACCATCAACATATCCAAGAACCACATCACGGGATTCCCCGCTGACTTCTACTCAGACCGGCTGGATCTCCTCAGCACTGTGGTCGCCTCGGACAACTCTATTGAAGAGCTGAGTGGTGATGTTCACAAGCTGTCCGCTCTGAAG ATGTTGGACCTCTCCAACAACAAGCTGAGCGAGATCCCCCCAGATCTGAGCGACTGCCCCAAGCTGAAAGAGATCAACTTCAAAGGCAACAAGTTCAAAGACAAGCGTCTGGAGAAGATGGTCAACGGCTGCCAGACCAAGTCCATCCTGGACTACCTCAGAGCCGGCggcagaggaaaaggaaaaggaaggcaaggagaggatggagacgACGCGGAGGGGGGACGAAACGCAGACaagaaaaagaggcagaggaagaagaagaaggcggcGGCGGACgacgaggacgaggaagaggagttgAATAAGCTGGTGGTGAAGGTTCTGCACGTGTCCGACGCCCCCGCGGCGCTCACGGTCACAGTGAGCGGGGAGGTGAAGGACGTTCGGCCGTACTTGGTGTGCTGCGTGGTCCGGGGCATGAACCTGAAGTCTGGGAACTCTCTCAAGAGGTTCCTGATGGCCCAG ACCAAGCTTCATGATGACTTGTGTGGTAAAAGGACCACTGCAACCATCGCAACTCATGACATGCAGCTTCTCAAGGCTCCACTGGTGTACGACGCCAAGCCACCTACCCAGCTGAAG ATCGTGCCGCTGGGTCGGAAGGAGATAACGGCCGTGGAGCTGATGAGGCAGCTTCAGCTGGAGGCCGACGAGCAGaggaagcagaagaagaggcagaacGTCTCGGGCCTCCACAA ATACCTGCAGCTTCTGGATGGCAAAGCACTCTACCCCTGCCTGCTGGATGCAGATGGACATGTGATCTCATTTCCACCGATCACCAACAGTGAGAAaaccaag ATCAGGAAGACGACCAAAGAGCTGTTCCTGGAGGTGACGAGCTCCACCAGCCTGCAGACCTGTAAAGACGTCATGGACGCTCTCATCGCA AAAATGGCGGAATTGAACAAATTCACAGCAGAGCATAAGGAGGAGGCCGGGTCGGACGGGGAAGGAGAGGCGCCTCCCGAACCGGCCGCCGACAGCAACACCTCAAGCGAACTGATCGTCCAGCAGATTCGAACCGTCGACCAAGACGGGAACCTCAAGGTGGTCTACCCATCGAAGACCGACCTCTCCAACGACGTCAGCAACTTGACCGTCGTCTGGTAG
- the smim1 gene encoding small integral membrane protein 1 — protein MDADGAGSVQYDRWNEDNINMDVAAPQSGVMRLYHRVCTGNTGVVVKAAGALAALVSIYIIGYVTGYYVHKC, from the exons ATGGACGCAGACGGTGCTGGCAGCGTGCAATACGACCGTTGGAATGAGGACAACATCAACATGGACGTGGCTGCGCCGCAGTCCGGTGTGATGAG GCTCTACCACAGAGTGTGTACTGGCAACACCGGAGTAGTGGTGAAGGCGGCAGGAGCTTTGGCTGCACTGGTGTCCATTTACATCATAGGATACGTCACTGGATACTACGTCCATAAGTGCTGA